In the Sus scrofa isolate TJ Tabasco breed Duroc chromosome 6, Sscrofa11.1, whole genome shotgun sequence genome, one interval contains:
- the LOC100625694 gene encoding zinc finger protein 649 isoform X4 — protein MTKAQGSLTLEDVAVDFTWEEWQLLTPDQKDLYQDVMLENYGNLVAVETEKVEDCVQWHCQKQNTLRRIEEGYEQSVFENITHQSKRSFPLRPNCDIFDLHGKTLKSYLGMINQRRSCDKKEPAEFNGDRRSFLHANHEQTHTEIKHLQISKTENAQECTECGKAFLKRSQLSEHKRIHTGKKPHGCSVCGKTFSKKFKLTEHQRTHKGEKTHECGDCGKAFLRKFQLTKHQKTHTGNKPHVCSICGKAFYRKFKLTEHQRTHSGERPYECTECGKAFCRKAELIIHQRIEKGEKPHGCSECGKGFSRKSQLILHQKIHTGEKSYICSDCGKGFIQKGNLTIHRRTHTGEKPYGCTECGKAFSQKACLIAHQRFHTGRTPSVCIDCGKSCSQKSGLIKHQRIHTGEKPYACSECGKAFTTRTMLIVHQRTHTGERPYGCHECGKAFSHMSCLVKHKKIHTREKQVDSVKMDSPSTAGHSLLDTSELVQGKKPVNMVSGQMLSMIPQTSLNISRLLADRNVVLTEEPVARCAPLRDNREFVQERNLMNAVNVVMPSMVNYILFYVTKNT, from the exons atgaCAAAGGCTCAG GGATCACTGACACTGGAGGATGTGGCTGTGGACTTCACATGGGAGGAGTGGCAGCTCCTGACCCCCGATCAGAAGGACCTGTACCAGGACGTGATGCTGGAGAACTACGGCAACCTGGTGGCCGTGG AAACTGAGAAAGTGGAAGACTGTGTGCAGTGGCACTGCCAAAAGCAAAATACGCTAAGGAGGATAGAAGAGGGTTATGAACAGagtgtatttgaaaatattactcATCAGAGCAAAAGGTCTTTTCCTTTAAGGCCAAATTgtgatatatttgatttacatggGAAAACTCTGAAATCATATTTAGGTATGATCAACCAGAGAAGAAGCTGTGACAAAAAGGAGCCTGCTGAATTTAATGGAGACAGGAGATCCTTTCTCCATGCTAACCATGAGCAAACTCATACTGAAATTAAACATCTACAaataagcaaaacagaaaatgCTCAGGAATGTActgaatgtggaaaagccttccTCAAGAGGTCTCAGCTCAGTGAACATAAGAGAATTCACACTGGAAAGAAACCTCATGGATGTAGTGTGTGTGGGAAAACTTTCTCCAAGAAGTTCAAGCTCACTGAACATCAGCGAACTCATAAAGGAGAGAAAACCCATGAGTGTGGTGATTGTGGAAAAGCCTTCCTCAGGAAATTTCAGCTTACTAAACATCAGAAGACTCACACAGGAAATAAACCCCATGTATGTAGTATATGTGGGAAAGCATTCTATAGAAAGTTCAAGCTAACTGAACACCAGAGAACTCATTCAGGGGAGAGACCCTATGAATGTActgaatgtggcaaagccttctGCAGGAAGGCAGAGCTCATTATACATCAAAGAATCGAAAAAGGGGAAAAGCCCCATGGATGCAGTGAGTGTGGGAAAGGTTTCTCCAGAAAATCACAGCTCATTTTACATCAGaaaattcacactggagagaaatcTTACATATGCAGTGACTGTGGAAAAGGTTTCATACAGAAGGGCAATCTTACTATACATCGGCgaactcacactggagagaaaccctatggaTGCACTGAATGTGGTAAGGCCTTCAGCCAGAAGGCATGCCTCATAGCACATCAGCGATTTCATACAGGAAGGACGCCCTCTGTATGTATTGACTGTGGAAAATCTTGTTCGCAGAAATCAGGACTCATtaaacatcagagaattcacacaggagagaaaccctatgccTGCAGtgagtgtgggaaagccttcactACAAGGACAATGCTCATTGTGCATCAAAGAACCCACACAGGAGAGAGACCCTATGGATGCCAtgagtgtgggaaagccttctcTCACATGTCATGCCTGGTTAAACATAAGAAGATACACACAAGAGAGAAACAAGTAGATTCAGTGAAGATGGACTCTCCTTCCACAGCCGGTCACAGCTTATTAGATACTAGTGAACTCGTGCAGGGGAAAAAACCTGTTAACATGGTGTCTGGACAAATGCTTTCTATGATCCCTCAGACATCATTAAACATCAGTAGGCTCCTAGCAGATAGGAATGTGGTCCTTACAGAAGAGCCAGTTGCCAGATGTGCACCCTTGAGAGATAACAGGGAGTTTGTGCAGGAAAGAAACCTTATGAATGCAGTGAATGTGGTTATGCCTTCAATGGTCAATTACATCTTATTTTACGTCACAAAAAACACATAG
- the LOC100625694 gene encoding zinc finger protein 649 isoform X2: protein MTKAQGSLTLEDVAVDFTWEEWQLLTPDQKDLYQDVMLENYGNLVAVGHQVSKLGVLSKLEQREPPPTLEDAVHSHPHPETEKVEDCVQWHCQKQNTLRRIEEGYEQSVFENITHQSKRSFPLRPNCDIFDLHGKTLKSYLGMINQRRSCDKKEPAEFNGDRRSFLHANHEQTHTEIKHLQISKTENAQECTECGKAFLKRSQLSEHKRIHTGKKPHGCSVCGKTFSKKFKLTEHQRTHKGEKTHECGDCGKAFLRKFQLTKHQKTHTGNKPHVCSICGKAFYRKFKLTEHQRTHSGERPYECTECGKAFCRKAELIIHQRIEKGEKPHGCSECGKGFSRKSQLILHQKIHTGEKSYICSDCGKGFIQKGNLTIHRRTHTGEKPYGCTECGKAFSQKACLIAHQRFHTGRTPSVCIDCGKSCSQKSGLIKHQRIHTGEKPYACSECGKAFTTRTMLIVHQRTHTGERPYGCHECGKAFSHMSCLVKHKKIHTREKQVDSVKMDSPSTAGHSLLDTSELVQGKKPVNMVSGQMLSMIPQTSLNISRLLADRNVVLTEEPVARCAPLRDNREFVQERNLMNAVNVVMPSMVNYILFYVTKNT, encoded by the exons atgaCAAAGGCTCAG GGATCACTGACACTGGAGGATGTGGCTGTGGACTTCACATGGGAGGAGTGGCAGCTCCTGACCCCCGATCAGAAGGACCTGTACCAGGACGTGATGCTGGAGAACTACGGCAACCTGGTGGCCGTGG GGCATCAGGTTAGCAAACTGGGTGTACTGTCCAAGTTGGAACAAAGAGAACCACCACCGACTTTGGAAGATGCAGTTCACAGTCACCCCCATCCag AAACTGAGAAAGTGGAAGACTGTGTGCAGTGGCACTGCCAAAAGCAAAATACGCTAAGGAGGATAGAAGAGGGTTATGAACAGagtgtatttgaaaatattactcATCAGAGCAAAAGGTCTTTTCCTTTAAGGCCAAATTgtgatatatttgatttacatggGAAAACTCTGAAATCATATTTAGGTATGATCAACCAGAGAAGAAGCTGTGACAAAAAGGAGCCTGCTGAATTTAATGGAGACAGGAGATCCTTTCTCCATGCTAACCATGAGCAAACTCATACTGAAATTAAACATCTACAaataagcaaaacagaaaatgCTCAGGAATGTActgaatgtggaaaagccttccTCAAGAGGTCTCAGCTCAGTGAACATAAGAGAATTCACACTGGAAAGAAACCTCATGGATGTAGTGTGTGTGGGAAAACTTTCTCCAAGAAGTTCAAGCTCACTGAACATCAGCGAACTCATAAAGGAGAGAAAACCCATGAGTGTGGTGATTGTGGAAAAGCCTTCCTCAGGAAATTTCAGCTTACTAAACATCAGAAGACTCACACAGGAAATAAACCCCATGTATGTAGTATATGTGGGAAAGCATTCTATAGAAAGTTCAAGCTAACTGAACACCAGAGAACTCATTCAGGGGAGAGACCCTATGAATGTActgaatgtggcaaagccttctGCAGGAAGGCAGAGCTCATTATACATCAAAGAATCGAAAAAGGGGAAAAGCCCCATGGATGCAGTGAGTGTGGGAAAGGTTTCTCCAGAAAATCACAGCTCATTTTACATCAGaaaattcacactggagagaaatcTTACATATGCAGTGACTGTGGAAAAGGTTTCATACAGAAGGGCAATCTTACTATACATCGGCgaactcacactggagagaaaccctatggaTGCACTGAATGTGGTAAGGCCTTCAGCCAGAAGGCATGCCTCATAGCACATCAGCGATTTCATACAGGAAGGACGCCCTCTGTATGTATTGACTGTGGAAAATCTTGTTCGCAGAAATCAGGACTCATtaaacatcagagaattcacacaggagagaaaccctatgccTGCAGtgagtgtgggaaagccttcactACAAGGACAATGCTCATTGTGCATCAAAGAACCCACACAGGAGAGAGACCCTATGGATGCCAtgagtgtgggaaagccttctcTCACATGTCATGCCTGGTTAAACATAAGAAGATACACACAAGAGAGAAACAAGTAGATTCAGTGAAGATGGACTCTCCTTCCACAGCCGGTCACAGCTTATTAGATACTAGTGAACTCGTGCAGGGGAAAAAACCTGTTAACATGGTGTCTGGACAAATGCTTTCTATGATCCCTCAGACATCATTAAACATCAGTAGGCTCCTAGCAGATAGGAATGTGGTCCTTACAGAAGAGCCAGTTGCCAGATGTGCACCCTTGAGAGATAACAGGGAGTTTGTGCAGGAAAGAAACCTTATGAATGCAGTGAATGTGGTTATGCCTTCAATGGTCAATTACATCTTATTTTACGTCACAAAAAACACATAG
- the LOC100625694 gene encoding zinc finger protein 649 isoform X1 has protein sequence MKSMHNLSVAAGRSRGNQGSLTLEDVAVDFTWEEWQLLTPDQKDLYQDVMLENYGNLVAVGHQVSKLGVLSKLEQREPPPTLEDAVHSHPHPETEKVEDCVQWHCQKQNTLRRIEEGYEQSVFENITHQSKRSFPLRPNCDIFDLHGKTLKSYLGMINQRRSCDKKEPAEFNGDRRSFLHANHEQTHTEIKHLQISKTENAQECTECGKAFLKRSQLSEHKRIHTGKKPHGCSVCGKTFSKKFKLTEHQRTHKGEKTHECGDCGKAFLRKFQLTKHQKTHTGNKPHVCSICGKAFYRKFKLTEHQRTHSGERPYECTECGKAFCRKAELIIHQRIEKGEKPHGCSECGKGFSRKSQLILHQKIHTGEKSYICSDCGKGFIQKGNLTIHRRTHTGEKPYGCTECGKAFSQKACLIAHQRFHTGRTPSVCIDCGKSCSQKSGLIKHQRIHTGEKPYACSECGKAFTTRTMLIVHQRTHTGERPYGCHECGKAFSHMSCLVKHKKIHTREKQVDSVKMDSPSTAGHSLLDTSELVQGKKPVNMVSGQMLSMIPQTSLNISRLLADRNVVLTEEPVARCAPLRDNREFVQERNLMNAVNVVMPSMVNYILFYVTKNT, from the exons GGATCACTGACACTGGAGGATGTGGCTGTGGACTTCACATGGGAGGAGTGGCAGCTCCTGACCCCCGATCAGAAGGACCTGTACCAGGACGTGATGCTGGAGAACTACGGCAACCTGGTGGCCGTGG GGCATCAGGTTAGCAAACTGGGTGTACTGTCCAAGTTGGAACAAAGAGAACCACCACCGACTTTGGAAGATGCAGTTCACAGTCACCCCCATCCag AAACTGAGAAAGTGGAAGACTGTGTGCAGTGGCACTGCCAAAAGCAAAATACGCTAAGGAGGATAGAAGAGGGTTATGAACAGagtgtatttgaaaatattactcATCAGAGCAAAAGGTCTTTTCCTTTAAGGCCAAATTgtgatatatttgatttacatggGAAAACTCTGAAATCATATTTAGGTATGATCAACCAGAGAAGAAGCTGTGACAAAAAGGAGCCTGCTGAATTTAATGGAGACAGGAGATCCTTTCTCCATGCTAACCATGAGCAAACTCATACTGAAATTAAACATCTACAaataagcaaaacagaaaatgCTCAGGAATGTActgaatgtggaaaagccttccTCAAGAGGTCTCAGCTCAGTGAACATAAGAGAATTCACACTGGAAAGAAACCTCATGGATGTAGTGTGTGTGGGAAAACTTTCTCCAAGAAGTTCAAGCTCACTGAACATCAGCGAACTCATAAAGGAGAGAAAACCCATGAGTGTGGTGATTGTGGAAAAGCCTTCCTCAGGAAATTTCAGCTTACTAAACATCAGAAGACTCACACAGGAAATAAACCCCATGTATGTAGTATATGTGGGAAAGCATTCTATAGAAAGTTCAAGCTAACTGAACACCAGAGAACTCATTCAGGGGAGAGACCCTATGAATGTActgaatgtggcaaagccttctGCAGGAAGGCAGAGCTCATTATACATCAAAGAATCGAAAAAGGGGAAAAGCCCCATGGATGCAGTGAGTGTGGGAAAGGTTTCTCCAGAAAATCACAGCTCATTTTACATCAGaaaattcacactggagagaaatcTTACATATGCAGTGACTGTGGAAAAGGTTTCATACAGAAGGGCAATCTTACTATACATCGGCgaactcacactggagagaaaccctatggaTGCACTGAATGTGGTAAGGCCTTCAGCCAGAAGGCATGCCTCATAGCACATCAGCGATTTCATACAGGAAGGACGCCCTCTGTATGTATTGACTGTGGAAAATCTTGTTCGCAGAAATCAGGACTCATtaaacatcagagaattcacacaggagagaaaccctatgccTGCAGtgagtgtgggaaagccttcactACAAGGACAATGCTCATTGTGCATCAAAGAACCCACACAGGAGAGAGACCCTATGGATGCCAtgagtgtgggaaagccttctcTCACATGTCATGCCTGGTTAAACATAAGAAGATACACACAAGAGAGAAACAAGTAGATTCAGTGAAGATGGACTCTCCTTCCACAGCCGGTCACAGCTTATTAGATACTAGTGAACTCGTGCAGGGGAAAAAACCTGTTAACATGGTGTCTGGACAAATGCTTTCTATGATCCCTCAGACATCATTAAACATCAGTAGGCTCCTAGCAGATAGGAATGTGGTCCTTACAGAAGAGCCAGTTGCCAGATGTGCACCCTTGAGAGATAACAGGGAGTTTGTGCAGGAAAGAAACCTTATGAATGCAGTGAATGTGGTTATGCCTTCAATGGTCAATTACATCTTATTTTACGTCACAAAAAACACATAG
- the LOC100625694 gene encoding zinc finger protein 649 isoform X3, whose product MKSMHNLSVAAGRSRGNQGSLTLEDVAVDFTWEEWQLLTPDQKDLYQDVMLENYGNLVAVETEKVEDCVQWHCQKQNTLRRIEEGYEQSVFENITHQSKRSFPLRPNCDIFDLHGKTLKSYLGMINQRRSCDKKEPAEFNGDRRSFLHANHEQTHTEIKHLQISKTENAQECTECGKAFLKRSQLSEHKRIHTGKKPHGCSVCGKTFSKKFKLTEHQRTHKGEKTHECGDCGKAFLRKFQLTKHQKTHTGNKPHVCSICGKAFYRKFKLTEHQRTHSGERPYECTECGKAFCRKAELIIHQRIEKGEKPHGCSECGKGFSRKSQLILHQKIHTGEKSYICSDCGKGFIQKGNLTIHRRTHTGEKPYGCTECGKAFSQKACLIAHQRFHTGRTPSVCIDCGKSCSQKSGLIKHQRIHTGEKPYACSECGKAFTTRTMLIVHQRTHTGERPYGCHECGKAFSHMSCLVKHKKIHTREKQVDSVKMDSPSTAGHSLLDTSELVQGKKPVNMVSGQMLSMIPQTSLNISRLLADRNVVLTEEPVARCAPLRDNREFVQERNLMNAVNVVMPSMVNYILFYVTKNT is encoded by the exons GGATCACTGACACTGGAGGATGTGGCTGTGGACTTCACATGGGAGGAGTGGCAGCTCCTGACCCCCGATCAGAAGGACCTGTACCAGGACGTGATGCTGGAGAACTACGGCAACCTGGTGGCCGTGG AAACTGAGAAAGTGGAAGACTGTGTGCAGTGGCACTGCCAAAAGCAAAATACGCTAAGGAGGATAGAAGAGGGTTATGAACAGagtgtatttgaaaatattactcATCAGAGCAAAAGGTCTTTTCCTTTAAGGCCAAATTgtgatatatttgatttacatggGAAAACTCTGAAATCATATTTAGGTATGATCAACCAGAGAAGAAGCTGTGACAAAAAGGAGCCTGCTGAATTTAATGGAGACAGGAGATCCTTTCTCCATGCTAACCATGAGCAAACTCATACTGAAATTAAACATCTACAaataagcaaaacagaaaatgCTCAGGAATGTActgaatgtggaaaagccttccTCAAGAGGTCTCAGCTCAGTGAACATAAGAGAATTCACACTGGAAAGAAACCTCATGGATGTAGTGTGTGTGGGAAAACTTTCTCCAAGAAGTTCAAGCTCACTGAACATCAGCGAACTCATAAAGGAGAGAAAACCCATGAGTGTGGTGATTGTGGAAAAGCCTTCCTCAGGAAATTTCAGCTTACTAAACATCAGAAGACTCACACAGGAAATAAACCCCATGTATGTAGTATATGTGGGAAAGCATTCTATAGAAAGTTCAAGCTAACTGAACACCAGAGAACTCATTCAGGGGAGAGACCCTATGAATGTActgaatgtggcaaagccttctGCAGGAAGGCAGAGCTCATTATACATCAAAGAATCGAAAAAGGGGAAAAGCCCCATGGATGCAGTGAGTGTGGGAAAGGTTTCTCCAGAAAATCACAGCTCATTTTACATCAGaaaattcacactggagagaaatcTTACATATGCAGTGACTGTGGAAAAGGTTTCATACAGAAGGGCAATCTTACTATACATCGGCgaactcacactggagagaaaccctatggaTGCACTGAATGTGGTAAGGCCTTCAGCCAGAAGGCATGCCTCATAGCACATCAGCGATTTCATACAGGAAGGACGCCCTCTGTATGTATTGACTGTGGAAAATCTTGTTCGCAGAAATCAGGACTCATtaaacatcagagaattcacacaggagagaaaccctatgccTGCAGtgagtgtgggaaagccttcactACAAGGACAATGCTCATTGTGCATCAAAGAACCCACACAGGAGAGAGACCCTATGGATGCCAtgagtgtgggaaagccttctcTCACATGTCATGCCTGGTTAAACATAAGAAGATACACACAAGAGAGAAACAAGTAGATTCAGTGAAGATGGACTCTCCTTCCACAGCCGGTCACAGCTTATTAGATACTAGTGAACTCGTGCAGGGGAAAAAACCTGTTAACATGGTGTCTGGACAAATGCTTTCTATGATCCCTCAGACATCATTAAACATCAGTAGGCTCCTAGCAGATAGGAATGTGGTCCTTACAGAAGAGCCAGTTGCCAGATGTGCACCCTTGAGAGATAACAGGGAGTTTGTGCAGGAAAGAAACCTTATGAATGCAGTGAATGTGGTTATGCCTTCAATGGTCAATTACATCTTATTTTACGTCACAAAAAACACATAG
- the ZNF577 gene encoding LOW QUALITY PROTEIN: zinc finger protein 577 (The sequence of the model RefSeq protein was modified relative to this genomic sequence to represent the inferred CDS: deleted 2 bases in 1 codon), which produces MIKGQRPLSFEDVAVGFTLEEWRLLDPFQKDLYREVTLEICHSLVSVGYEAPKPDALFRLEQGEPPWRREGAAQSPTCPDEIWELDPMQWHSEKQNRIKTLESCQQSYALGNNFDLCKSLVPLTQRPSKFGSHYKSLKSPLGFVIENRRHTVKDSDEFGRCGKSSLCLHHDNTLMGIKYHGCVKPSSTKSQLNDHQKTYPGKKPHECSECGKTFSMKAQLIRHQRTERGEKPHGCSECGKTFMRKIQLTEHQRTHTGEKPHECNECGKAFSRKSQLMVHQRTHTGEKPYRCSECGKAFSRKCRLNRHQQSHTGEKLYGCSVCGKAFSQKAYLIAHQRLHTGEKPYECSECGRTFFFKSDLTKHQRIHTGEKPYECSDCEKAFRSKSKLIQHQRTHTGERPYACSECGKAFAHMSVLIKHKKTHTTEKAVDSLKLEKPSSGSHSSLCLNEFIPEQNPVNTVPVETSSETQPLLNTSELLGGRNVMTVDQPFLKSQASLDNRELTQGISLANAVDVTPSSNYVLYVTDIV; this is translated from the exons ATGATCAAGGGCCAG AGACCTTTGTCCTTCGAGGACGTGGCTGTGGGTTTCACCCTGGAGGAGTGGCGGCTACTGGATCCATTTCAGAAGGACCTGTATAGGGAGGTCACGTTGGAGATCTGCCACAGCCTAGTGTCAGTAG GTTACGAAGCTCCCAAACCAGATGCACTCTTCCGGTTGGAGCAAGGAGAACCCCCTtggagaagggagggagcagCCCAGAGTCCCACCTGCCCAG ACGAAATATGGGAGCTTGACCCTATGCAATGGCActcagaaaagcaaaacaggaTTAAAACTTTGGAAAGCTGTCAGCAAAGCTATGCACTTGGAAATAATTTCGATTTATGCAAAAGCCTTGTTCCTTTAACACAAAGACCCAGTAAGTTTGGCTCACATTATAAAAGTTTGAAATCACCTTTAGGTTTTGTTATTGAGAATAGAAGACATACAGTAAAGGATTCTGATGAGTTTGGTAGATGTGGGAAATCATCTCTCTGTCTCCACCATGATAACACTCTTATGGGAATTAAATACCATGGTTGTGTTAAACCCAGTAGCACTAAATCACAGCTCAATGACCATCAGAAAACTTACCCAGGAAAGAAACCACATGAATGCAGTGAGTGTGGGAAAACCTTCTCCATGAAGGCACAGCTCATTCGACATCAGAGAACTGAAAGAGGAGAGAAACCCCATGGATGCAGTGAATGCGGAAAAACATTCATGAGGAAGATTCAGCTCACGGAACACCAGAGAActcatacaggagagaaaccccatgaatgcaatgaatgtgggaaagccttttccagaaagtcaCAGCTCATGGTCCATCAGAGGACacatacaggagagaaaccttatAGATGCAGcgaatgtggaaaagccttcagcCGGAAGTGCCGGCTCAATAGGCATCAGCAAtctcacactggagagaagctCTATGGATGCAGCGTGTGTGGGAAAGCCTTTTCCCAGAAGGCTTATCTCATTGCACACCAAAGACTGCACACAGGAGAGAAGCCTTACGAATGCAGCGAATGTGGAAGGACCTTCTTTTTTAAGTCAGACCTGACcaaacatcagagaattcatacaggAGAGAAGCCATATGAATGCAGCGATTGTGAAAAAGCCTTCAGAAGCAAGTCCAAGCTCATCCAGCATCAGCGGACTCACACTGGCGAGAGACCATATGCCTGCAGTGAATGCGGCAAAGCCTTTGCCCACATGTCAGTCCTTATTAAACATAAGAAAACTCACACGACGGAGAAAGCTGTAGATTCACTGAAGCTGGAGAAACCTTCCTCAGGGAGTCATAGCTCATTATGCCTGAATGAATTCATACCAGAGCAGAACCCTGTGAACACAGTGCCTGTGGAAACATCTTCAGAAACCCAGCCCTTATTAAACACCAGCGAGCTCCTCGGCGGCAGAAACGTAATGACTGTGGACCAGCCTTTTCTGAAAAGCCAAGCTTCATTAGATAATCGGGAACTTACACAGGGAATAAGCCTTGCAAATGCAGTGGATGTGACA CCCTCCAGTAATTATGTCTTATATGTTACAGACattgtgtag